A stretch of the Papaver somniferum cultivar HN1 chromosome 6, ASM357369v1, whole genome shotgun sequence genome encodes the following:
- the LOC113286635 gene encoding L-type lectin-domain containing receptor kinase IX.1-like codes for MKTNISVHLILLIGIVFALNSIELALTLNKFEDCKPKDCGNGLNISYPFWIKEDYCGDPGFEVTCKNNEPILYTAGYDYIIRDIRPIDRSFRVENSVAYGSCPVPFKNSTFNSTFNYDQSPFKSGSQVQDLTFFYNCTHSDSNLFENFTYPVNTSCVTLPDPDLFSFAGIVPNGKSIYDKLKCQFSVHVPVEVELNQTEGPVNDYLPLLKKSFTLEWDQTRCGWCQETGESCGLDDNDHLVCFAQGRPSRAMKVVVQMSMGAAALVGLGIGIAFCIWFKKRCTSRNFNAEIENWGMSMEEEFQKGTGPRRFSYKELVDATSNFDDRGKLGQGGFGAVYKGSLSDMNVAVKRISKESQQGKREYQSEVRIISRLRHRNLVQLIGWCHERNELLLVYEFMPNKSLDKHLFQGENVLSWEVRYKVALGLASGLLYLHEEWEQCVVHRDIKSSNIMLDSDFNAKLGDFGLARLVDHGKGSQTTAIAGTRGYLAPECLITGKFSKESDIYSFGIVALEIASGRKPAEIGKMDLVEWVWGLYGSEKLIEAVDKRLKMKFDESEMVHLLIAGLWCAHPDYKSRPSISEVINVLKFESPLPMLPLELPPVYLTTAVPSGPRSPSLTSLTDTLTGR; via the exons ATGAAAACAAACATCAGTGTTCATCTGATTTTGCTTATCGGTATTGTTTTCGCCTTAAACTCAATTGAATTAGCTTTAACACTCAACAAATTTGAAGATTGTAAGCCTAAAGACTGCGGAAATGGCTTGAATATCAGCTACCCATTTTGGATTAAAGAAGACTATTGTGGTGATCCAGGATTTGAAGTCACTTGTAAGAACAATGAACCCATTTTATACACAGCAGGATATGATTATATAATCCGGGATATACGTCCCATCGATAGATCGTTTCGAGTAGAGAATTCAGTTGCATATGGTTCCTGTCCTGTTCCTTTTAAAAATTCTACATTCAATTCTACATTCAATTATGATCAAAGTCCCTTCAAATCTGGTTCCCAAGTTCAGGATCTTACGTTCTTTTACAATTGCACCCATTCCGATAGCAATTTGTTTGAGAATTTCACATATCCAGTAAATACTTCTTGTGTAACTTTACCTGATCCTGACCTTTTCTCTTTTGCCGGTATTGTTCCTAATGGAAAATCGATTTATGATAAGTTGAAGTGCCAGTTTTCTGTTCATGTACCTGTGGAAGTTGAGTTGAATCAAACTGAAGGTCCGGTTAACGACTATTTGCCGCTATTGAAAAAAAGTTTCACTTTAGAATGGGATCAAACCCGATGTGGTTGGTGCCAAGAAACGGGTGAATCTTGTGGATTAGATGACAATGATCACCTAGTGTGTTTTGCACAAG GTCGTCCTAGTCGAGCTATGAAGGTTGTTGTTCAAATGTCAATGGGCGCAG CTGCCCTTGTTGGTTTGGGGATTGGTATTGCTTTTTGCATCTGGTTCAAAAAGAGGTGCACCTCAAGGAACTTCAATGCAGAAATAGAAAATTGGGGTATGTCGATGGAAGAGGAATTTCAGAAGGGAACAGGACCAAGGAGGTTTTCATACAAGGAATTAGTTGATGCAACCAGTAACTTCGATGACAGAGGAAAACTCGGGCAAGGAGGATTTGGAGCTGTTTACAAGGGATCCTTAAGTGATATGAATGTTGCTGTTAAGAGGATTTCGAAAGAATCACaacaaggaaaaagagaatatCAATCGGAAGTAAGGATCATTAGCCGGTTACGACACAGAAATTTGGTTCAACTGATAGGCTGGTGCCACGAAAGAAATGAATTGCTTCTAGTTTACGAATTCATGCCGAATAAAAGTCTAGATAAACATCTGTTTCAAGGGGAAAATGTTCTCTCCTGGGAAGTTAG GTACAAAGTAGCTCTTGGGCTGGCTTCTGGATTGTTGTACTTGCATGAAGAATGGGAACAATGTGTGGTTCACAGAGATATTAAATCAAGTAACATTATGTTGGATTCAGATTTTAACGCGAAACTTGGCGATTTTGGTTTAGCCAGGCTTGTGGATCACGGGAAAGGATCACAAACAACTGCAATAGCAGGAACAAGGGGTTACTTAGCACCCGAATGTTTAATTACAGGTAAATTTAGTAAAGAATCAGACATTTACAGTTTCGGGATTGTAGCACTTGAAATTGCAAGCGGGAGGAAACCAGCCGAAATTGGAAAGATGGATCTAGTCGAGTGGGTTTGGGGTCTTTACGGGAGTGAAAAACTCATTGAAGCAGTTGACAAAAGGTTGAAAATGAAGTTCGATGAGTCAGAAATGGTACACTTACTGATTGCTGGATTATGGTGTGCTCATCCTGATTATAAATCAAGGCCTTCAATCAGTGAAGTAATTAATGTTCTTAAATTTGAATCTCCACTGCCTATGCTTCCGCTTGAGTTACCACCGGTGTATCTTACTACAGCAGTACCATCAGGGCCGCGTTCTCCGTCATTAACTAGTCTTACCGATACACTCACGGGTCGATAG